In Fimbriiglobus ruber, a genomic segment contains:
- a CDS encoding Minf_1886 family protein, with protein sequence MDPKILELIRVDSRYAYEAYEFVCDAVTFTQEQLDRIPAEEDDPDTDYHVSGEELIRGACELANLEFGMMATVVFRQWGIRKTDDFGNIVFNLIRVERLSKSERDDLEDFRELFDLEKVLAEGFELTAGDATNPWKGDR encoded by the coding sequence GTGGACCCCAAAATTCTCGAACTGATCCGCGTCGACTCCCGGTACGCGTATGAAGCGTACGAGTTCGTCTGCGACGCCGTCACGTTCACCCAGGAACAGCTCGACCGGATACCGGCCGAGGAGGACGACCCGGACACGGACTACCACGTGTCCGGCGAAGAACTCATCCGCGGGGCGTGCGAGTTGGCGAACCTCGAGTTCGGGATGATGGCCACCGTCGTGTTCCGGCAATGGGGCATCCGCAAGACCGACGACTTCGGGAACATCGTGTTCAACCTGATCCGGGTCGAGCGGCTGAGTAAGTCCGAGCGGGACGACCTGGAAGATTTCCGCGAGCTGTTCGACCTGGAAAAAGTTCTCGCCGAGGGCTTCGAACTGACCGCCGGGGACGCCACCAACCCCTGGAAAGGCGACCGATGA